The sequence CCGAGGCTGCTCGTGAGGCCGACCCGCGTCGCGAGCCGCGACAGTTTCGACATCGTTCtcctttatttaaattaaaaaggtcGGACATGTCTCACCCGGGAGAGGACGGCACGGCGCGTGCTGCAATGCGCGCGCAGCGGAGCCGCGAGCGAGAGCCAACGCGCCAAAACACAGCTGCACGCGGAAATGTGCCCGTTTAAGCTCGTTGTGACTCTCGGCACACGGCGCCACCGAGAAGACCCGCAGAGGCATCGAGCCGCCGGGGCGGCGGAGCGGAGGAACACCCTGAAGAACCGTGGTGGTCTTTACTGGGACCTGTAGCCCCCCACGGCCCCCACTACCCCCCCACGCGACGGCCGCGACCCGAGGAGAGCGTCGTCATAAAGTAAGATGATGATTATGTTATAAATCATTGCCTCCGGTGGATTCCCCTCGGTGCCGAACGTTCTTTTGTTTCACGGGACGCGGTATGAACGGGTTTTAAACCGTGTCGGTCCCGGTGTGAAGAGGATAATCGATACATTGACCGGTTTGTAATCGTGATTTGGTGGCGCGGTTGCAGATAACGGGGCTACATCCGGGGTACTCGGCAGTTAGTGCAGCCAACATGGAGTCCGATGGTATTGATGTTTATCATGATTAATACTCCTGGAGGGCAAAGTTAAGTGGTATCTagttgagatatatatatatttatatatatatatatatatacacacatatatatacaaatatacacacacatatatttatataaatgtgtgtatatttgtataagtatatatacatatatatacacacacgtatatatgtgtgtgtgtgtatatttgtaaatatatgtgtgtatatttatatatatatatatgtgtgtgtatatttgtatatatatataatgtgtgtgtgtataactagtGAGAAGAGGAAAAGGGTCAATAACTCAAtgatgtgtataaatatatatattttcttcccGAGGTCTGGCACTCATGCCCCCCCCGTCTCTTCTCCAGCGTGTCGGGCCAGACGTGAACCTCCGCGGCGCCATGGCGGAGGCGCTGGGCCACAGGAGCTTGTTGGGCCTGGGCGTGGTGCTGGTCTGGCTGGTGCTGTTCCACCTGCTGGTCAACATCTGGCTGCTGTGCGTGTTCACCAGCCTGCTGGTGGTGCTCGGCGGCTGGCTCGGCTCGCAGGCCGTCCTGGAGTCCGACAGCGTGGTCCACCTGGAGAGGTTCATCGCCCTGGAGCAGGTGAGGGGAACGCTTCACCGCCACTTCCTGCTTGTGAAACGGACACTTAAGACCGTGTCGTGGTTATCAGGTTCTGCCCTCTGCGGAGGATGAGCGTCACCTGGACCGGGAGATCCACAACACCGTGAGGAAAGTCATCAGGGACTTTGTGTCCTCGTGGTTCTCCACCGTGTCCTCCGAGAGCGGCTTTGAGACGGAGGTCCAGGAGGCCATGATGTCGATGGCCCTGGAGCTGAAGAGACGCTCGAGACGGCTCGACAGGAAGGTactaagctgcattctctctcccgaccaccagggggcgactctggtcgtatagaagtctatgcttcacgtgttaaagctgcattttctctaatgaccaccagggggctcctctggttgtatagaagtctctgcttcgcgtgttaaagctgcattctccctcctgaccaccagggggctcctctggttgtatagaagtctatgcttcacgtgttaaagctgcattttctctaatgaccaccagggggcgactcctctggttgtatagaagtctatgcttcgcgtgttaaagctgcattctctctcctgaccaccagggggctcctctggttgtatagaagtctatgcttcgcgtgttaaagctgcattctccctcctgaccaccagggggctcctctggttgtatagaagtctctgcttcgcGTCTTAACGCCGTGTGATTGGCTGCAGGAGCTGACCCAGAGGGTCCTGGATCTGTTCGGCTGCCACCTTCAGGACTACATCCGGGCGAAGCGGCTGTCTTCAGAGCAGCCGGCGGCCAAGTGGGGTGACGACGGCGAGTGTCTGTGGCGTGCGTATTCTGCGGTGACCACGCCCCATCTCGCCACGACCGGCGAGGGCGCGCGCGTCGACTACACCAGGGCGGCGGCGGACCTGCTGCTGCACGTCTTGGTGCCGCCGCCGCACCTGGAGAGCCGCACCGGGCGCTTCGTCGTCGGCGAGCTCGTCACCTGCAACGTGCTGCTGCCGCTCCTCGCCGAGCTGTCCGACCCCGACTGGCTGAACGTTCTCGTCGTGGGAATATTCGGCAAGTCCCTCAAACCGCAGGAGCCGGTCGCCGCGTCGccttcgccgccgccgcccgcggAGCCGGAGCTCGCTCCGCCGCAGGAGACGCCTCCGCCGAGGGAACCGCTCGGCGGCGCCGAGACGCCGGAGCTCTCCGCCTGCGACGCCGTCGACTCGGAGGAGACGGACTGCTGCAACGCCGAGGAAGACGAGCCGGCGCTGTCCTTCCTCAGGCACTACGTGAGGGCCGGCAAGCCCAACCCGTTCTACCGGGAGAACGACTCTGACCTGGACTCCCCGCTGGGCGACTGCAGGCCGGGCTCCGAGGACTCCCTCGCCGCGCTCGGACGAGAAGACGACGACGGCGCGGAGGACGGCTTCCTCGGCCGCTGCCCCAAAGTCCTGGTGACCTCGGAGCATCCGGTTAACGGCGGCCTCCCGGacccggagggggggggctccccCCCGGCGAGCAGGGAGCTCCTGCTGGGCGTGGACCCCAACGAGCTGAGCGTGGTCGGCTCGCCGCGGGGCTCCTCCCCCCTGCAGACCTTCAGCTTCGAGCCGCTCGTCAGCCCCGACGGGCCGGTCGTCATCCAGAACCTCCGCATCTCCGGCACCGTCACAGCCAAGGAGCACCGCGGCACCGGCTCGCACCCCTACACGCTCTACACCATCAAGGTAAGGAGACGGCGCCCGGACCGCTGCCCGCACAAAGAAACACGTGACGACTCCTCTCCGCTTTAGTACGAGACGGTGGGCTGCGAGACCCCCGGCGGCAGCCAGCCGGGCCCCGAGGAGGCCGAGGCGCCGGGGGGCGAGGACCCGCCGGCCGCCCAGCAGGTGGCCTACCACATGGTCAACCGGCGCTACAGCGAGTTCCTCAACCTGCAGACGCGGCTGGAGGAGAAAGCGGACCTCCGGAGGCTCATCAAAGGTCAGAAGGGGCGGAGTCTGTTGTGGACTCGGGTCAGAAGATCCGGTTTGATTGGCGTTtcttaattgattaattgtggCGTTCCAGGTGTGAAGGGTCCGAAGAAGGTGTTCCCAGAGATGCCGTTCGGGAACATGGACAGCGACAAGATAGAAGCCAGGAAAGGACTTCTGGAGATCTTTCTGAAGGTCTCTTGCgggggtcaaactcatgttcaccgggggccacatgagcatcatggccgccctcttaaagggccggtgtacctgaaACACTCTGTAAACTACccccaaacatattgttaaaaaactctctttgcatttgattattgttcatttgAGTGTAGAGATATTGTAcgcaagaacatttctctaatattataacataaagcCATTTACggtaatttgaaaccttcaaaataaaagcatgggataTTTCTCTTAAATTTGTTGAAgaaaaaggtgatcacgtgtctttcaagccgtcaggggccacatcaaatgacgtgggccggattcggcccgcgggcctcgtgtttgacacgtTATCGATATCGTTTTATAATTCAACGCTAGTCCAGACCTTCGGCTGCTGACCTTCTGTCTCCcccgtcctccagctcctgtgTGCCGTCCCGGAAGTGGCCAACAGCGTGGAGATGCAGGAGTTCCTGGCGCTCAACACCGACGCCAGGATCGCGTTCGTCAAGAAGCCGTTCATCGTGTCCCGAATAGACAAGGTCCGCACGCCTCCGGACCCGACCTCGTCTTCATCGGGAGTTCCTGGCGCTCACCGGTCGCTcgtgtgcgtctttgtgttcAGATCGTGGTGAACGCCATCGTGGACACGCTGAAGACGGCGTTCCCTCGCTCGGAGCCTCAGAGCCCGACGGAGGACGGCGAGCTGGAGATCGACGGAGGGAAATGCGCTTGTGAGAAGAAGAGCAGGTACGGCTCCAGAGGGACGGGTAGTGGGAGGGGCTTCATCTCGATGGGACCGCCCCCTCCGGTGGTCTCACCTGGTGAAGCTCCTTCCTGGCAGCCGTGTCCTTGTTGCCGGTTGGTTATTGCGTAATGACGGTTGACCTC comes from Pseudoliparis swirei isolate HS2019 ecotype Mariana Trench chromosome 20, NWPU_hadal_v1, whole genome shotgun sequence and encodes:
- the snx19b gene encoding sorting nexin-19 isoform X1, encoding MPPPSLLQRVGPDVNLRGAMAEALGHRSLLGLGVVLVWLVLFHLLVNIWLLCVFTSLLVVLGGWLGSQAVLESDSVVHLERFIALEQVLPSAEDERHLDREIHNTVRKVIRDFVSSWFSTVSSESGFETEVQEAMMSMALELKRRSRRLDRKELTQRVLDLFGCHLQDYIRAKRLSSEQPAAKWGDDGECLWRAYSAVTTPHLATTGEGARVDYTRAAADLLLHVLVPPPHLESRTGRFVVGELVTCNVLLPLLAELSDPDWLNVLVVGIFGKSLKPQEPVAASPSPPPPAEPELAPPQETPPPREPLGGAETPELSACDAVDSEETDCCNAEEDEPALSFLRHYVRAGKPNPFYRENDSDLDSPLGDCRPGSEDSLAALGREDDDGAEDGFLGRCPKVLVTSEHPVNGGLPDPEGGGSPPASRELLLGVDPNELSVVGSPRGSSPLQTFSFEPLVSPDGPVVIQNLRISGTVTAKEHRGTGSHPYTLYTIKYETVGCETPGGSQPGPEEAEAPGGEDPPAAQQVAYHMVNRRYSEFLNLQTRLEEKADLRRLIKGVKGPKKVFPEMPFGNMDSDKIEARKGLLEIFLKLLCAVPEVANSVEMQEFLALNTDARIAFVKKPFIVSRIDKIVVNAIVDTLKTAFPRSEPQSPTEDGELEIDGGKCACEKKSRSRLKFSGKSVPFMNGSDIRAPVSFSWEQTGTAFNGMSLGDLKAFIAEQEQRSVEPEPVDGPGPEGLGGSVAPGWRRKDTREPASETALAEVALNILCLLMEEQWSWLCTENLQRTIRLLFGTFINRWLDVGVANLTSAAYWASYLRVLQDAVWPGGALPTAPRLQRSRQQKDDSRRRALSCLMRLLPDLISDLLGSDKYELCWQTALDSLQDAHINRHLVFCLFDLLLEFLVPEIPEQAFQSGVLRTLARNPEKQLA
- the snx19b gene encoding sorting nexin-19 isoform X2, with translation MAEALGHRSLLGLGVVLVWLVLFHLLVNIWLLCVFTSLLVVLGGWLGSQAVLESDSVVHLERFIALEQVLPSAEDERHLDREIHNTVRKVIRDFVSSWFSTVSSESGFETEVQEAMMSMALELKRRSRRLDRKELTQRVLDLFGCHLQDYIRAKRLSSEQPAAKWGDDGECLWRAYSAVTTPHLATTGEGARVDYTRAAADLLLHVLVPPPHLESRTGRFVVGELVTCNVLLPLLAELSDPDWLNVLVVGIFGKSLKPQEPVAASPSPPPPAEPELAPPQETPPPREPLGGAETPELSACDAVDSEETDCCNAEEDEPALSFLRHYVRAGKPNPFYRENDSDLDSPLGDCRPGSEDSLAALGREDDDGAEDGFLGRCPKVLVTSEHPVNGGLPDPEGGGSPPASRELLLGVDPNELSVVGSPRGSSPLQTFSFEPLVSPDGPVVIQNLRISGTVTAKEHRGTGSHPYTLYTIKYETVGCETPGGSQPGPEEAEAPGGEDPPAAQQVAYHMVNRRYSEFLNLQTRLEEKADLRRLIKGVKGPKKVFPEMPFGNMDSDKIEARKGLLEIFLKLLCAVPEVANSVEMQEFLALNTDARIAFVKKPFIVSRIDKIVVNAIVDTLKTAFPRSEPQSPTEDGELEIDGGKCACEKKSRSRLKFSGKSVPFMNGSDIRAPVSFSWEQTGTAFNGMSLGDLKAFIAEQEQRSVEPEPVDGPGPEGLGGSVAPGWRRKDTREPASETALAEVALNILCLLMEEQWSWLCTENLQRTIRLLFGTFINRWLDVGVANLTSAAYWASYLRVLQDAVWPGGALPTAPRLQRSRQQKDDSRRRALSCLMRLLPDLISDLLGSDKYELCWQTALDSLQDAHINRHLVFCLFDLLLEFLVPEIPEQAFQSGVLRTLARNPEKQLA